Part of the Methanomassiliicoccus luminyensis B10 genome is shown below.
ATCTATATTATTGCCACATAATAACGTAGTGATGTGTACTAACAACTGGATTGACCTGCAAAAACAGGTAATGGACTCTATTGAATGGAGACATGAGGTTCACATTAGAAATATTGCAAGCACATATGGTGCGTTTCAACAAAACGCGATTGAGCTAGTGAAGAAATTAATTTGGTTCGAAAAATCAGATGAGGCCATTTCGTTAATGGCCATTGGTAATGAAGATAAAATGTACGCCTTCTGGCACGACCTCAGGAGGCTAACATCGAACTATCTTTCGTCCATCTCGCCCCTAATAGAGCAAACAAGAGCGCTCGTTAAGGAGTTTACTTCCTGCGGCTATGCCATCCAAGACTATCAAAAGAATGTGGAAAAATTCAGAACCGATCCCATCCTTCAGTTTGTCCAAGACTTGAGAAATTATACTCAACACGTAGTAGGAATACCGCTAGGTTCTCAATTAAAATATGATATTGAGACTGGAAGTCATTGGTTTATTTGCCTTCCTCTGGAAGAGCTTAGAGGAGCATATAAATGGAATCCATTAGCCAAACAATATCTGGAATCCCAGCAAGATGATCCTCCTCTTGTTCAGCCGATATTATACTACACGCAGGAAACCGAAAAGTTATACCGATGGCTTTTTCCCAAAATTGATGAGACCCGGACAAAAGAGATTGAATATCTTAAAAAGATGAATAAAGAAATCCAAGATGGATTAAAAACCAACTCAGGATGATATAAACGTTGTTTCGACTCCTCGAAGGGTTCAATCTGGCAATAATAAAAGGCAGGCCATTCTAACCTGTTCCCACATTGTTTTTTAGCTAACATATGCCATATGAGATGTGAATAACAAGCTCATAGGCGGTTGAATCTAGTTACGTATTTTGGGTGGACAATTGCCAATCTGCTTTAGGGTATAGCCGTCTCGTTCAATATGTGATGTTAGTAATCTTTTAAAATAAGCACACCAGGCGCATCGATTATCTCTTCCTAGACCATTAATGTACAAAACAGACAACTCATTGGGCTCATCACTAATCAACTCACTCTTGGCGTCATTCACCAAGATAACGTGCGAATCTGTGTTATTTTTCAATAATCTTAACGTCTCCCACTTTACCAAATCTGTCATTTGAAATGTAAATCTGCACCTATATCCAGAATCAGGATCCCCTCCTTGATTTTTATAACGGACAACATAGACCTTGCTATTTGGGTCCCACATTCTCTGACCTGAGCCCATACGCTCGACGTGCGGTCCTCGCTCGGTCAGGCTCCTGCAACAAGAACAATAGAGGTCACCTTCATCAGATATTATGTCACAATTCCGGCAATAGCTTTTCAAGAACAGGGGCCTCCATATTTGGCTAGGAGATGACTAATAAATTGCATTGATGGAAGGTATCCTTTTCATTGTTATATCGATTTCCTACGTATAAAACGCTCAAATTGCACGGAAGTCCGTTGATGTAAGTTTTCAATTTACTGGATGGTCATTTTGAAGTCTAGATAGGCTCGAAATGAACTAGCCTGATGAAAGAGAAAGAAAAACCTCACCAATACTGGGAGGCAATAGGTTTGTCAGACTGGCTCTGCGTTCTATCGAAATAATTGAATTTCAATTCTCATCATCTGGCTCAGATGAAGAGTGGTCCCGGCTGAGCCCACTCATCACTCTATCCAGATAACTATTTTTGGTCCATCCAACCCCTTATTGTGTCTAAGCACAACCTCAAATCATTGCCCTCATGAACGACTTCGCCCATCGTGGAAGCGTACTCGTCGGTAGGATTGAACGCTATGGAGTGTTCGGACTCTAGGAACATGCATACATCATTACAGCTATCCCCAACTGCCACGGTCTCTTCCTTGGATATGTTGAATTCCTTCATCCAGTAATGAAGACACTTTTCCTTTCCCAGATAGCTCACTTTCCGAACGTAGTTTGGCACCAAGTATCCGTCCGGACTGATCTCAAACCAGTTGGCCCTCCAATCATGGAACTTGACCTTTTCCCCAATCCATCGGGCTAGGGGCTCTGCACCGGCAGAAATGATGACGCACTTGACTCCAAATGATGTAAGCGTTGATATGCACTCCTGGACCCCCGTCCTGAGGTGGGTATTGCGGATAATGGCGTCCTCAATCTCTCGGGCGGTCAAACCAGGGTGCGCGTTTATTATTTCTCTAAGGTTAGACGCCGCCCACTCATCCTGGTTGATATGCCCTTCCGTGTACAATTGATAGTAGGGTTTGGGGTCATGATCATAAATGCGGAAGAGCGTATCCCACGAACTGGCCTCCTGGGTAAGTGTGCCGTCCATATCAAATGCCACTAGCTTGATCACGGTCCCCCTCAAACGGATGGCCATA
Proteins encoded:
- a CDS encoding HAD family hydrolase, whose product is MIKLVAFDMDGTLTQEASSWDTLFRIYDHDPKPYYQLYTEGHINQDEWAASNLREIINAHPGLTAREIEDAIIRNTHLRTGVQECISTLTSFGVKCVIISAGAEPLARWIGEKVKFHDWRANWFEISPDGYLVPNYVRKVSYLGKEKCLHYWMKEFNISKEETVAVGDSCNDVCMFLESEHSIAFNPTDEYASTMGEVVHEGNDLRLCLDTIRGWMDQK